The following coding sequences are from one Verrucomicrobiia bacterium window:
- a CDS encoding TolC family protein, with translation MRGTIAAIFAATLAISGQAADSTAAGLAIPKSETGTNMVYPIDLPATLRLAGARNLDIQIAREALNEAQANRQSAVEQFFPWVAPGIGSHRRDGAAQAVPSGIISDTHFQSYSPGATLTAQIALGDAIYNFLAAKQLVKASDQALETQRQDAILSAARGYLDLVKAKALAEVARQAIQISQDYQQELQRVVTAGIAFKGDQLRVQTQTEQYRIVLQQALEQQRVAAVNLAQVLHLDSRVELTPLDPGVSPLRLFPTNASMNALVAQAMAFRPELKQSQAFLAATRPTKNGALYGPLIPSIGAQVFGGGMGGGPDGGPNNLLAEGDYMVGLNWRIGPGGLFDSGRINASKARLAAARFADSKLKDTIIAQVVAGLVRVNSTAAQIELSEHNLNTADETLRLTRQRKQYGVGIVLEDIQAQQALTQARSDYVTAVAENANAQYSLTRATGSLPEMQESKQQ, from the coding sequence GTGAGAGGTACGATTGCCGCTATCTTCGCCGCCACGCTTGCCATTTCGGGTCAGGCGGCTGACAGCACCGCGGCCGGGCTGGCGATTCCCAAGTCTGAGACCGGAACAAACATGGTTTATCCCATCGATCTGCCGGCGACATTGCGTTTGGCGGGCGCGCGAAACCTCGATATTCAAATCGCACGCGAAGCCCTGAATGAAGCCCAAGCCAATCGCCAAAGCGCTGTCGAGCAGTTTTTCCCGTGGGTGGCGCCTGGGATTGGCTCCCACCGCCGCGATGGCGCAGCCCAGGCTGTCCCCTCCGGGATCATCTCTGATACCCACTTCCAATCGTATTCACCGGGCGCCACACTGACCGCACAAATCGCCCTGGGTGACGCTATTTATAATTTCCTCGCCGCCAAGCAATTGGTCAAAGCCTCCGATCAAGCTTTGGAAACCCAGCGCCAGGACGCCATCTTGTCTGCTGCTCGGGGGTATTTAGACCTAGTCAAAGCCAAAGCGCTCGCCGAAGTCGCCCGGCAAGCCATTCAAATCTCCCAGGATTATCAGCAGGAACTGCAACGGGTCGTCACCGCGGGGATTGCTTTCAAAGGCGACCAACTGCGAGTCCAAACGCAGACCGAACAATACAGGATTGTGCTGCAGCAGGCGCTCGAACAGCAACGGGTAGCGGCGGTAAATCTGGCCCAAGTGCTGCACCTGGATTCGCGCGTGGAATTGACGCCGCTGGACCCCGGGGTGTCGCCACTAAGGCTGTTTCCTACCAATGCCTCGATGAATGCGCTGGTTGCGCAGGCCATGGCATTCCGGCCCGAACTGAAGCAAAGCCAGGCCTTCTTGGCGGCCACGCGCCCCACGAAGAACGGTGCGCTTTACGGGCCCCTGATTCCTTCAATCGGCGCCCAGGTATTTGGGGGCGGGATGGGAGGCGGCCCGGACGGCGGTCCCAATAATTTGCTCGCTGAAGGAGATTACATGGTGGGATTGAATTGGCGGATAGGCCCAGGCGGTTTGTTTGATTCCGGACGAATCAATGCCAGCAAGGCCCGGCTGGCTGCTGCTCGCTTCGCAGATTCCAAGCTTAAGGATACGATTATTGCCCAGGTTGTTGCCGGCCTGGTCCGCGTGAACTCCACGGCGGCCCAGATTGAGCTTTCAGAGCACAACCTGAACACCGCAGACGAAACGCTTCGTCTGACCCGCCAGCGCAAACAATACGGCGTCGGCATCGTTCTCGAGGATATCCAGGCCCAACAGGCCCTCACCCAGGCGCGTTCGGACTATGTGACTGCTGTGGCTGAGAACGCCAATGCGCAATACTCATTAACGAGGGCAACTGGCTCTCTGCCTGAAATGCAAGAGTCTAAACAGCAATAG